The following coding sequences are from one Candidatus Desulfofervidus auxilii window:
- a CDS encoding type III pantothenate kinase yields the protein MLLTVDIGNTHTTFGVFEKRYLKAVWRIRTQHDFTADELAIKIKSLCELNNLSFNNIKHLAIACVVPPVLNAFLILAEKYFNLKPFIVEPGIKTGISIHYDNPKELGADRIANAVAGYEKYRCPLIIIDFGTAITFEYISGNGEYKGGIIVPGIQIAAEALFIHASKLPRVEMFIKPPQVINQNTINAMNAGLIYGYAALTSGLIKRIKQEISEKPLVIATGGFAPLIATEVKEIDKIEENLVLEGLYILYEKNLMNIP from the coding sequence ATGCTTTTAACTGTTGATATTGGAAATACCCATACTACATTTGGTGTTTTTGAAAAAAGATACCTTAAAGCAGTATGGAGAATTCGCACTCAGCATGATTTTACTGCTGATGAATTGGCTATAAAAATTAAATCCCTTTGTGAATTAAACAATTTATCCTTTAATAATATTAAACATTTAGCTATTGCATGTGTTGTACCACCTGTTTTAAATGCATTTTTGATTTTGGCTGAAAAATATTTTAATTTAAAACCTTTTATTGTTGAACCAGGTATAAAAACAGGTATTTCTATTCATTATGATAATCCAAAAGAACTTGGAGCAGACCGTATTGCTAATGCTGTAGCTGGATATGAAAAATATCGCTGTCCTTTAATCATTATTGATTTTGGTACAGCTATTACATTTGAATATATTTCTGGAAACGGTGAATATAAAGGTGGGATTATTGTGCCAGGTATTCAGATTGCTGCTGAAGCTTTATTTATTCATGCCTCAAAACTTCCACGCGTAGAAATGTTTATTAAACCGCCACAAGTTATTAATCAAAATACAATAAATGCTATGAATGCTGGTCTTATTTATGGATATGCTGCTTTGACTAGTGGACTTATAAAACGTATAAAACAAGAAATTTCTGAAAAACCGCTTGTAATTGCTACAGGAGGTTTTGCTCCACTTATTGCTACAGAAGTAAAAGAGATAGATAAAATTGAAGAAAATTTAGTACTTGAAGGTCTGTATATCCTTTATGAAAAAAATTTAATGAACATACCTTGA
- the glmM gene encoding phosphoglucosamine mutase — protein MGKLFGTDGIRGKANLWPMTTEVVMQVGRALAYVIKKQSHRHKVVVGKDTRLSGYMIETALTAGICSMGVDVLLIGPLPTPGIAFITANMRADAGVVISASHNPYDDNGIKFFSRDGFKLPDETEAEIEKLVLEENKIDTIRPVATEIGKAFRIEDAIGRYIVFLKNNFPRGMLLDGIKIALDCANGAAYKVAPMVFSELGADLCLIGVKPDGVNINEKCGALHPEVVAEKVKEMGADLGLALDGDGDRAILIDEKGNIVDGDKILAICGDYLKRQNKLKHNTVVGTVMSNFGLELALKERGIKLMRTKVGDRYVTEALRAGYSNLGGEPSGHIVFLDRHTTGDGILTTLQILSIMLAEEKPLSLLSSIIELVPQKLINVKVKERPPLESIPVVQKVLKEAKKQLEGKGRIVLRYSGTEPVARVMVEGTDASLIKRLAENIASAIAQSIGA, from the coding sequence ATGGGTAAACTTTTCGGAACAGATGGAATTAGAGGTAAGGCTAATCTTTGGCCTATGACTACAGAAGTTGTTATGCAAGTGGGTCGAGCATTAGCTTATGTTATTAAGAAACAATCCCATCGTCATAAAGTTGTTGTAGGAAAAGATACTCGTCTTTCTGGCTATATGATAGAAACAGCTTTAACAGCTGGAATTTGCAGTATGGGTGTGGATGTACTTTTAATTGGCCCTTTACCTACACCTGGCATTGCCTTTATTACTGCTAATATGCGTGCAGATGCTGGTGTAGTAATTTCAGCTTCACATAATCCCTATGATGACAATGGTATTAAATTTTTTAGCAGAGACGGATTTAAATTGCCTGATGAAACTGAAGCAGAAATTGAAAAACTTGTACTTGAAGAAAATAAAATAGATACAATCCGACCAGTAGCTACAGAAATAGGAAAGGCTTTTAGGATAGAAGATGCAATAGGTCGATATATTGTATTTTTAAAAAATAATTTTCCTAGAGGAATGCTTTTAGATGGTATTAAAATTGCCCTTGATTGTGCTAATGGAGCAGCTTATAAAGTAGCACCAATGGTATTTTCAGAGTTAGGAGCAGATTTATGTCTTATTGGGGTAAAACCTGATGGTGTTAACATTAATGAAAAATGTGGAGCATTACATCCAGAAGTGGTAGCAGAAAAAGTAAAAGAAATGGGAGCAGACTTAGGATTGGCTTTAGATGGTGATGGTGATAGAGCCATTTTAATTGATGAAAAAGGCAATATTGTAGATGGAGATAAAATCCTTGCTATCTGTGGTGATTATTTAAAAAGACAAAATAAACTTAAACACAATACTGTAGTAGGAACAGTGATGTCAAACTTTGGATTAGAACTTGCTTTAAAAGAACGAGGAATAAAACTTATGCGTACAAAAGTAGGAGATAGATATGTTACAGAAGCATTAAGAGCAGGTTATAGTAACCTTGGTGGTGAACCTTCAGGTCATATTGTATTTTTGGATCGTCATACTACAGGTGATGGCATTCTTACTACATTACAAATTCTTTCAATTATGCTAGCAGAAGAGAAACCACTTTCTTTACTTTCTTCTATTATAGAACTTGTTCCTCAAAAGTTAATTAATGTAAAAGTTAAAGAAAGACCACCACTTGAAAGTATACCAGTTGTGCAAAAAGTTTTAAAAGAAGCAAAAAAACAGCTTGAAGGAAAAGGCAGAATAGTATTACGTTATTCTGGTACTGAACCTGTTGCTCGTGTGATGGTAGAGGGAACTGATGCTAGTTTGATAAAACGCTTAGCAGAAAATATTGCCTCAGCCATTGCTCAAAGTATAGGGGCATAA
- the folP gene encoding dihydropteroate synthase, translating into MQWDIFLQKRPLIMGILNVTPDSFSNGGLYFKTENAIAHAHNLAQDGADIIDIGGESTRPFAKPISAEEELKRVIPVIKVISSELNIPISIDTYKAKVAKAAIEAGAKIVNDVSALRFDKDMAKVIADYQVPIVLMHMKGTPRNMQINPFYKNVLKEVYEFLLQRIEFALSQGIKIEQIAIDPGIGFGKRLNDNLLLIKHITYFKNLGRPILLGPSRKSFIGQILGIENPQERDIGTLGVIAHATLNNVDILRVHAVKEARQIIDVINAIKGATDG; encoded by the coding sequence ATGCAATGGGATATATTCCTTCAAAAACGCCCTTTAATAATGGGAATTTTAAATGTCACACCTGATTCCTTTTCTAATGGTGGTCTTTATTTCAAAACTGAAAATGCAATAGCACATGCTCATAATCTTGCCCAAGATGGAGCTGATATTATAGATATAGGAGGAGAATCCACTCGTCCTTTTGCCAAACCTATTTCAGCAGAAGAGGAATTAAAAAGAGTAATCCCAGTAATAAAAGTTATTTCTTCTGAATTAAACATTCCTATTTCTATAGATACTTATAAAGCAAAGGTAGCTAAAGCTGCCATTGAAGCTGGTGCAAAGATTGTGAATGATGTTAGTGCATTGCGCTTTGATAAAGATATGGCTAAAGTAATAGCAGATTATCAAGTACCTATTGTCCTTATGCATATGAAAGGCACACCTAGAAATATGCAGATAAACCCTTTTTATAAAAATGTTTTAAAGGAAGTGTATGAATTTCTTTTACAAAGGATAGAATTTGCCCTTTCTCAAGGAATAAAGATTGAACAAATTGCTATTGATCCTGGAATTGGTTTTGGTAAACGTCTTAATGATAATTTACTATTAATAAAGCATATTACTTATTTTAAAAATCTCGGAAGACCAATACTTTTAGGGCCTTCTAGAAAATCATTTATAGGCCAAATCCTTGGGATTGAAAATCCTCAAGAAAGAGATATTGGCACATTAGGAGTAATAGCACATGCTACTTTAAATAATGTGGATATTTTGAGAGTACATGCTGTAAAAGAAGCACGCCAAATAATAGATGTTATAAATGCCATTAAGGGGGCAACAGATGGGTAA
- the ftsH gene encoding ATP-dependent zinc metalloprotease FtsH gives MILTFNLFNHPQPTRQTITYSEFLDKIQHGEVISVTLKGNEVKGVLITNESFHTYVPKDNQLIPLLRQHGVRIRVEPEENSPWYMTILISWFPMILLIAVWIFFMRQVQAGGGKAFSFGKSRAKLISDQSKKVTFKDVAGIDEAKEELQEIIEFLKKPQKFTKLGGKIPKGVLLVGPPGTGKTLLAKAIAGEADVPFFSISGSEFVEMFVGVGAARVRDLFAQAKRNAPCIVFVDEIDAVGRYRGAGLGGGHDEREQTLNQLLVEMDGFDASDGVILIAATNRPDVLDPALLRPGRFDRQVVVPMPDVKGREEILKVHVKKIPIAPDVDLSIVAKGTPGFSGADLANLVNEAALLAARKGKEKVEMDDFEEAKDKVLMGKERRSMVISEEERRLTAYHEAGHALVAKLLPGSDPVHKVSIVPRGQALGITQQLPVDERHTYSKKYLLNRLAVLLGGRAAEELVFNDFTTGAGNDLAQATELARKMVCNWGMSEELGPLAFGRREEHIFLGKEIIQARDYSEETARRIDEEVRRIVIKSYEEVKELLKKNMHLLHKIAQTLLEKETIDSALLDQIIAEGTH, from the coding sequence ATGATTTTAACTTTTAATCTTTTTAACCATCCTCAACCTACTCGTCAAACGATAACTTATAGTGAGTTTTTAGACAAAATACAGCATGGTGAAGTAATAAGTGTTACTTTAAAAGGGAATGAAGTAAAGGGAGTATTGATTACTAATGAGTCTTTTCATACTTATGTTCCAAAGGATAATCAATTAATACCTCTTTTACGCCAACATGGTGTGAGAATTAGGGTAGAACCAGAAGAAAATTCACCATGGTATATGACTATTCTTATTTCATGGTTTCCTATGATTTTATTAATTGCTGTTTGGATATTCTTTATGCGACAAGTGCAGGCAGGAGGTGGCAAAGCTTTTTCCTTTGGTAAAAGCCGAGCAAAATTAATTAGTGATCAATCAAAAAAAGTAACTTTTAAGGATGTAGCTGGGATAGATGAAGCAAAGGAAGAACTTCAAGAAATTATAGAATTTCTAAAAAAACCTCAAAAGTTTACAAAATTAGGTGGAAAAATACCAAAAGGTGTATTGCTTGTAGGCCCACCTGGAACAGGTAAAACACTTTTGGCAAAGGCTATAGCTGGCGAAGCAGATGTACCATTTTTTAGTATTAGTGGATCTGAATTTGTTGAGATGTTTGTAGGAGTTGGTGCAGCAAGAGTGAGAGATTTGTTTGCTCAGGCAAAAAGAAATGCCCCATGTATTGTTTTTGTTGATGAAATTGACGCTGTTGGAAGATACCGTGGTGCTGGTTTAGGCGGAGGACATGATGAAAGAGAACAGACCTTAAATCAGCTTTTAGTAGAAATGGATGGATTTGACGCTAGTGATGGTGTGATTCTTATTGCTGCTACCAATAGACCAGATGTTTTAGACCCTGCACTTTTACGTCCAGGTAGGTTTGATAGACAGGTTGTAGTACCCATGCCAGATGTAAAAGGAAGAGAGGAAATACTTAAAGTTCATGTTAAAAAAATTCCTATTGCTCCGGATGTAGATTTAAGTATTGTTGCTAAAGGCACACCAGGTTTTTCTGGTGCTGATTTAGCAAATCTTGTAAATGAAGCAGCACTGCTTGCTGCACGCAAAGGTAAAGAAAAAGTAGAAATGGACGATTTTGAAGAAGCAAAGGATAAAGTATTAATGGGTAAAGAACGCCGTAGTATGGTGATTAGTGAAGAAGAAAGGAGGCTTACTGCTTATCATGAAGCAGGACATGCTTTAGTAGCAAAGCTTCTTCCAGGTAGTGATCCTGTACATAAAGTAAGTATTGTACCTAGAGGACAGGCATTAGGTATTACACAGCAATTGCCTGTAGATGAAAGACATACTTATTCTAAGAAATATTTACTAAATCGTTTGGCTGTGCTTTTAGGTGGAAGAGCAGCAGAAGAGTTAGTATTTAATGATTTTACTACTGGTGCAGGTAATGATCTTGCTCAAGCAACAGAATTAGCTCGTAAAATGGTATGTAATTGGGGAATGAGTGAAGAGCTAGGACCACTTGCTTTTGGTCGTAGAGAAGAACATATCTTTTTAGGAAAAGAAATTATTCAAGCAAGAGATTATAGTGAAGAAACGGCAAGAAGAATTGATGAAGAAGTAAGACGCATTGTAATCAAAAGTTATGAAGAAGTAAAAGAATTGCTTAAAAAGAATATGCATTTACTTCATAAAATAGCTCAAACACTTTTAGAAAAAGAAACGATAGATAGTGCTCTTCTTGATCAGATAATTGCTGAAGGCACACATTAG
- a CDS encoding YifB family Mg chelatase-like AAA ATPase has translation MLARVLSSAILGINAYLIEVEVDIQHGLPAWITVGLPDTVVKESKERIRSAIKNCGYYFPTDKITVNLAPASQRKEGSAFDLPIALGILAASGQIKTEILKEYVFLGELSLDGRIKPVNGILPVALCVRKEGLKGLIVPKGNVAEAAIIPDIEVMAVDNLPQVVDFLNNQIDLPKASLNIEEVFNIEQDSQIDFQEVKGQVYAKRALEIAAAGGHNVLMIGPPGAGKTMLARRLPTILPLLTFEEALETTRIYSVAGLLPQGQALITIRPFRAPHHTISDAGLVGGGQTPKPGEVTLAHNGVLFLDELPEFKRHVLEALRQPLEDGIVTVARVGATVTYPARFMLVCAMNPCPCGFLGDSKHQCTCSYLQIQRYRAKVSGPLLDRIDIHIEVPAVSYQDLNQISEGESSKEIRKRVEAARDIQKKRFAKKGIYCNAQMNSKLVNTFCVLDNAGKKLLETAMEKLGLSARAYTRILKIARTIADLEGEKNILSQHIAEAIQYRTLDREMS, from the coding sequence ATGTTAGCTAGGGTTTTAAGTAGTGCCATCTTAGGCATAAATGCCTATCTCATTGAAGTAGAAGTTGATATTCAACATGGACTTCCTGCATGGATAACTGTAGGATTACCTGATACAGTTGTAAAAGAGAGTAAAGAAAGGATTCGTTCTGCTATAAAAAATTGTGGTTATTACTTTCCGACTGATAAAATTACTGTTAATCTTGCTCCGGCTTCTCAGAGAAAAGAAGGTTCTGCCTTTGATTTACCTATAGCACTTGGAATATTGGCAGCAAGTGGTCAAATTAAAACAGAAATTTTAAAAGAATATGTATTTTTAGGTGAACTCTCATTAGATGGTCGAATAAAACCTGTAAATGGAATATTACCAGTTGCCCTTTGTGTAAGAAAAGAGGGTCTAAAGGGATTGATTGTCCCAAAAGGCAATGTGGCTGAAGCTGCAATTATTCCTGACATTGAAGTAATGGCTGTAGATAATCTTCCTCAAGTAGTAGATTTTTTAAACAATCAAATTGATTTACCTAAGGCAAGCCTTAATATTGAAGAAGTGTTTAACATAGAACAAGATTCACAAATTGATTTTCAAGAAGTAAAAGGGCAAGTCTATGCCAAACGAGCATTGGAAATTGCAGCAGCTGGAGGTCATAATGTGCTTATGATTGGCCCACCTGGAGCTGGCAAAACAATGCTTGCTAGAAGATTACCTACTATTTTACCACTTTTAACTTTTGAAGAAGCTTTGGAAACTACACGTATTTATAGTGTAGCTGGTTTATTACCACAAGGACAAGCACTTATTACTATTCGTCCTTTTCGTGCTCCTCATCATACTATATCTGATGCAGGACTTGTAGGTGGTGGACAAACTCCAAAGCCTGGAGAAGTCACTTTAGCCCATAATGGTGTTTTGTTTTTAGATGAATTGCCTGAATTTAAACGCCATGTATTGGAAGCTTTGCGACAACCATTAGAAGATGGAATAGTAACAGTAGCAAGAGTAGGAGCAACAGTCACTTATCCTGCTCGTTTTATGCTTGTTTGTGCCATGAACCCTTGCCCTTGTGGTTTTCTTGGTGATTCAAAACACCAATGCACTTGCAGTTATTTACAGATTCAGCGTTATAGAGCAAAGGTTTCAGGGCCATTACTTGATCGAATCGATATTCATATTGAAGTACCAGCTGTTTCTTATCAAGATTTGAATCAAATTTCTGAAGGAGAAAGCTCAAAAGAAATTAGAAAACGGGTAGAAGCAGCAAGAGATATTCAAAAAAAGCGTTTTGCTAAAAAAGGAATTTATTGCAATGCCCAAATGAATTCAAAACTTGTTAATACATTTTGTGTATTAGATAATGCTGGTAAAAAATTGCTTGAGACAGCTATGGAAAAATTGGGTTTAAGTGCTAGGGCATATACACGTATTTTAAAAATAGCTAGAACTATTGCTGATTTAGAAGGTGAAAAAAATATATTATCTCAGCATATTGCGGAAGCAATTCAATATCGTACTTTAGATAGAGAGATGAGTTAA
- a CDS encoding RtcB family protein, producing the protein MKIQRIDKYRVRIPKEGKMRTEGIVYATQEMIAQIREDQSLQQVANVACLPGIIGPSLAMPDIHEGYGFPIGGVAAFDVDSGIISPGGVGYDINCGVRLLRSNLIKEDIVPIIEKLIDTLFVNIPTGVGSHRKDFKLKQAELKKVLKEGAKWAVKKGFGWNEDLEHIEAGGCLPNANPEYVSNRALERGKDQLGTLGSGNHFVEVGYVEEIYDEKVANVLGIFKNQVMILVHTGSRGLGHQVCDDYIKVMLKASAKYGIHLPDKQLCCAPINSSEGQQYLSAMACAANFAFANRQIITHWVRESFEYFFKKSAEELGLKLIYDVCHNIAKIETHTYNGKKVKVCVHRKGATRAFPPGHPEVPDIYKEIGQPVLIPGDMGRYSYVLVGTEKAMEETFGSTCHGAGRVMSRHQAIRMAKGRNIAQEMRQKGIYVRGAGKRTLIEEISEAYKDVAMVIDVVHQAGISRMVARIKPLGVIKG; encoded by the coding sequence ATAAAAATTCAACGGATTGATAAATATCGAGTTCGTATACCAAAAGAAGGAAAAATGCGCACTGAAGGTATTGTATATGCTACACAAGAAATGATTGCTCAGATAAGAGAAGACCAAAGCTTACAACAAGTGGCAAATGTAGCTTGTTTACCTGGCATTATTGGCCCTTCTTTAGCTATGCCTGATATCCACGAAGGCTATGGTTTTCCAATTGGTGGTGTAGCTGCATTTGATGTAGATTCAGGTATTATTAGTCCTGGTGGGGTTGGTTATGATATAAATTGTGGTGTGAGGTTATTGCGGTCAAATTTAATAAAAGAAGATATAGTTCCTATCATTGAAAAATTAATAGATACCCTTTTTGTAAATATTCCTACAGGTGTGGGATCACATAGAAAAGACTTTAAATTAAAACAAGCTGAATTAAAAAAAGTTTTAAAAGAAGGAGCAAAATGGGCAGTAAAAAAAGGATTTGGTTGGAATGAAGATCTAGAACATATAGAAGCTGGAGGATGTTTACCAAATGCTAATCCTGAATATGTCTCAAATAGGGCATTAGAAAGGGGGAAAGATCAATTGGGCACACTTGGTTCTGGTAATCACTTTGTAGAAGTAGGATATGTGGAAGAGATTTATGATGAAAAAGTAGCTAATGTTTTAGGCATTTTTAAAAATCAAGTAATGATTTTAGTTCATACAGGTTCTAGAGGATTAGGACATCAAGTATGCGATGATTATATTAAAGTAATGCTTAAAGCTAGTGCAAAATATGGAATTCATTTACCAGATAAACAGCTTTGTTGTGCTCCTATTAATTCTTCAGAAGGGCAACAATATTTATCTGCTATGGCTTGTGCAGCCAATTTTGCTTTTGCTAATCGGCAGATAATTACACATTGGGTAAGAGAAAGCTTTGAATATTTTTTTAAAAAATCTGCTGAAGAATTGGGACTTAAATTGATTTATGATGTTTGTCACAATATTGCCAAAATTGAGACCCATACTTATAATGGGAAAAAAGTAAAAGTTTGTGTACATCGTAAAGGGGCAACAAGGGCATTTCCACCCGGTCATCCAGAAGTCCCTGATATTTATAAAGAGATTGGACAACCTGTCCTTATACCAGGAGATATGGGTCGTTATTCCTATGTTCTTGTAGGTACAGAAAAAGCTATGGAAGAGACATTTGGCAGCACATGTCATGGTGCAGGACGTGTAATGAGTCGGCATCAAGCTATTAGGATGGCTAAAGGCAGAAACATTGCTCAAGAAATGAGACAAAAAGGGATTTATGTTAGAGGGGCAGGAAAACGCACATTAATTGAAGAAATATCTGAAGCATATAAAGATGTGGCTATGGTTATAGATGTAGTACATCAAGCTGGTATTAGTCGTATGGTAGCAAGGATTAAACCTCTTGGTGTAATCAAAGGATAA
- a CDS encoding YicC family protein, whose product MKSMTAYAKSELEWQNLHFSVEIRTLNHRYRDIILKLPQRFLPLEENVRQLISSYIFRGRVDCIVKISGNIEGLPPLSINWEVARTYYHLLKELKNGLGLKSDITLDMFLGVKDIFITEETKEDIFNFWPPLKQVLEDTLKQIDIMRQKEGESLKKDIEQRLSTISIHLNKIEERVPEIVKAYRQRLYQRVKELLNDINEERITQEVVFFAERSDITEEIVRLKTHIKNFNDLLEEKEAIGRKLDFLLQEMHREANTMGAKANDVIVSQQVVEIKTELEKIRQQLQNIE is encoded by the coding sequence ATGAAAAGTATGACTGCTTATGCAAAAAGTGAACTTGAATGGCAAAATTTACATTTTAGTGTAGAAATACGCACCCTTAACCATCGCTATCGTGACATTATCTTAAAGCTCCCTCAAAGATTTCTTCCTTTAGAGGAAAATGTAAGACAATTGATTTCATCATATATATTTAGAGGACGGGTAGATTGTATTGTTAAAATTAGTGGCAATATAGAAGGACTCCCTCCTTTAAGTATTAATTGGGAAGTAGCTAGGACTTATTATCATCTTTTAAAGGAATTGAAAAATGGTTTAGGATTAAAAAGTGATATTACTTTAGATATGTTTCTTGGAGTAAAAGATATTTTTATTACAGAAGAAACAAAAGAAGATATTTTTAACTTTTGGCCACCACTAAAACAAGTTTTAGAAGATACCTTAAAACAAATAGATATTATGCGTCAAAAAGAAGGAGAAAGTTTAAAAAAAGATATTGAACAACGTTTAAGTACAATTTCTATACATCTTAATAAAATTGAAGAAAGGGTTCCAGAAATAGTTAAAGCTTATCGACAGCGTTTATATCAACGCGTAAAAGAATTATTAAATGATATAAATGAAGAGAGGATTACACAAGAGGTTGTATTTTTTGCTGAACGCAGCGATATTACTGAAGAAATTGTACGATTAAAAACACATATTAAAAATTTCAATGATTTACTTGAAGAAAAAGAAGCTATAGGAAGAAAATTGGATTTTCTTTTACAAGAAATGCATCGTGAAGCTAATACTATGGGAGCAAAGGCAAATGATGTTATTGTTAGTCAACAAGTGGTAGAAATTAAAACAGAATTGGAAAAAATAAGACAACAATTGCAAAATATTGAATGA
- a CDS encoding DUF4416 family protein, whose amino-acid sequence MSELKPPSPVKLIMSLIFHKKDIFESVLPKLIELFGEIDFISEILPFDHTDYYYSEMGKPLFRRLISFLNLILPDELPDIKIKTNNIEKEYAINGKRQINIDPGYITAERLVLATGKNYTHRVYLKDGVYADLTLIYQKGDFQALPWTYPDYASEPLKGLLKLVRKRYLEQRKRG is encoded by the coding sequence ATGAGTGAACTAAAACCACCTTCACCTGTAAAACTTATTATGAGTCTTATTTTTCATAAAAAAGATATTTTTGAATCAGTTTTACCTAAACTTATTGAATTGTTTGGGGAGATAGACTTTATTAGTGAAATTTTACCTTTTGACCACACTGATTATTATTATTCAGAAATGGGAAAACCGCTTTTTCGCCGTCTTATCAGTTTTTTAAACCTCATTTTACCTGATGAATTACCAGATATTAAGATAAAAACAAATAATATTGAAAAAGAATATGCTATAAATGGGAAAAGACAAATAAATATTGACCCAGGTTATATTACAGCTGAACGTCTAGTGCTTGCAACAGGGAAAAATTATACTCATCGTGTATATTTAAAGGATGGTGTTTATGCTGACTTAACACTTATTTATCAAAAAGGTGATTTTCAAGCTCTGCCCTGGACTTACCCTGACTATGCTAGCGAACCTTTAAAAGGTTTATTAAAACTTGTTCGAAAACGGTATCTTGAACAAAGAAAGAGAGGATAA
- the rfaE1 gene encoding D-glycero-beta-D-manno-heptose-7-phosphate kinase: MLTQKEAIFVINALSKAKVLVVGDLMMDVFVWGKVQRISPEAPVPVVDVVNESYRLGGAANVVNNLVSLGTKVFVTGVIGNDEMGRQLIKEIRKLGVHPEGIIVETNRPTTVKTRIIAHNQQVVRVDREKRHPIEEDTVFQMLDFVKKHISKIDAILVSDYAKGVICPNLMEGLKELAQKNKILLTVDPKVKNFPLFEGVNIITPNHFEAMQVCGFNGIMDITQEMVQEAGKILLSNFKTQAVLITQGELGMTLFEKNGEITYIPAMAKKVYDVTGAGDTVIATLTAAWASGASLKTAAILANLAAGIVVGEVGTATVSREQLIKVLHE; encoded by the coding sequence ATGCTGACACAGAAAGAAGCCATTTTTGTTATCAATGCTTTATCTAAAGCAAAGGTTTTAGTAGTAGGTGATCTTATGATGGATGTATTTGTATGGGGAAAAGTACAAAGGATTTCCCCTGAAGCACCAGTACCAGTGGTGGATGTAGTAAATGAATCATATCGTTTAGGAGGAGCAGCTAATGTAGTTAATAATTTAGTTTCTCTTGGAACAAAAGTATTTGTTACTGGAGTAATAGGCAATGATGAGATGGGAAGGCAATTGATAAAAGAGATACGAAAATTAGGAGTTCACCCTGAAGGTATTATTGTGGAAACTAATCGCCCTACTACTGTCAAAACAAGAATCATTGCTCATAACCAACAAGTAGTAAGAGTGGATCGAGAAAAAAGGCATCCTATTGAAGAAGATACTGTTTTTCAAATGCTTGATTTTGTTAAGAAACATATTTCTAAAATAGATGCCATTTTGGTTTCAGATTATGCTAAAGGTGTAATTTGTCCAAATTTAATGGAAGGTTTAAAAGAATTGGCTCAAAAAAATAAAATCCTTTTAACAGTTGATCCTAAAGTAAAAAATTTTCCATTATTTGAAGGAGTAAATATTATCACTCCTAATCATTTTGAGGCTATGCAGGTTTGTGGTTTTAATGGTATTATGGATATAACTCAGGAAATGGTTCAAGAGGCAGGAAAGATATTACTTTCCAATTTTAAAACGCAAGCAGTCCTTATCACCCAAGGTGAATTAGGTATGACCCTTTTTGAAAAAAATGGAGAAATTACTTATATTCCAGCTATGGCTAAAAAAGTATATGATGTTACTGGGGCTGGAGATACAGTTATTGCTACTTTAACTGCTGCTTGGGCTAGTGGTGCTTCTCTTAAAACAGCAGCAATATTAGCTAATTTAGCTGCTGGTATTGTTGTTGGAGAAGTAGGCACAGCTACAGTAAGTCGAGAACAACTCATTAAAGTCCTTCATGAGTGA